In Corynebacterium endometrii, one DNA window encodes the following:
- the nrfD gene encoding NrfD/PsrC family molybdoenzyme membrane anchor subunit — protein MTTPSEMDAYRPPNTFRRSGARKGPRRKSDARRKGFRSYGAGAGAQDGSKEQRVAEDFEFTSYYGKPVVKAPPWEWPIAAYFALGGIAGGSGLLSLGAKLTKNAPLRRSTALTAFGAASVGSVFLILDLGRPERLLHMFRVFKLSSPMNLGSWILASFASAAAVPAVVEADKLTGEKLPLGFVRTLLKAADGPAAAVVGALGGPLAGYTAVLIADTSNPTWNDSKKHLPYVFAASATMAASATAMIFTPVSHAGPARALALAGAAADITATKAMEAGMEPETVKHYHQGTPGKLMKASEILVAAGGVGTALAAATKSRTLSVLSGAALVAGSACTRFGVLGAGLESAKDAEAVVGPQKRRAQAKMDESGTRHTIITPR, from the coding sequence ATGACTACCCCAAGCGAGATGGACGCCTACCGTCCACCAAATACCTTTAGGCGCTCGGGCGCGCGCAAAGGCCCTCGCCGCAAATCGGATGCTCGGAGGAAGGGCTTTAGGTCTTATGGCGCGGGCGCCGGCGCGCAGGATGGTTCCAAGGAGCAGCGCGTCGCTGAGGACTTCGAGTTCACCTCCTATTACGGAAAGCCCGTGGTCAAGGCCCCGCCTTGGGAGTGGCCCATCGCCGCCTACTTTGCCCTCGGAGGCATAGCCGGCGGTTCCGGTCTGCTTTCCCTAGGCGCCAAGCTCACGAAGAATGCGCCCCTGCGCAGGTCCACGGCGCTCACGGCGTTCGGTGCGGCCTCTGTGGGATCGGTGTTTTTGATTTTGGACCTGGGGCGCCCAGAGCGTTTGCTGCACATGTTCCGGGTGTTCAAGCTGTCCTCGCCCATGAACCTCGGTTCGTGGATCCTTGCCTCCTTTGCCTCCGCCGCGGCCGTGCCGGCGGTGGTGGAGGCGGACAAGCTCACCGGTGAGAAATTGCCGCTGGGGTTTGTCCGCACGCTGCTCAAAGCCGCCGATGGCCCCGCCGCGGCGGTAGTTGGCGCCCTCGGAGGCCCCCTGGCCGGCTACACCGCGGTGCTGATTGCCGATACATCAAACCCAACGTGGAATGACTCCAAGAAGCACCTGCCGTACGTCTTTGCCGCTTCGGCCACGATGGCCGCCTCCGCAACCGCTATGATCTTCACCCCGGTAAGCCACGCGGGCCCAGCCCGCGCGCTGGCGCTGGCGGGCGCGGCAGCGGACATTACCGCCACCAAGGCCATGGAAGCGGGCATGGAGCCGGAGACGGTCAAGCACTACCATCAAGGCACACCCGGCAAGCTCATGAAGGCCTCGGAGATCCTGGTCGCCGCCGGCGGCGTGGGCACGGCCCTCGCCGCGGCTACTAAGTCCCGAACGCTGTCTGTGTTGTCCGGCGCCGCATTGGTCGCCGGTTCCGCGTGCACCCGCTTCGGGGTCCTCGGCGCCGGCCTCGAATCGGCGAAGGATGCCGAAGCCGTGGTCGGCCCGCAAAAGCGCCGTGCGCAGGCAAAGATGGACGAATCTGGCACGCGGCATACCATCATCACCCCGCGCTAA
- the selD gene encoding selenide, water dikinase SelD produces the protein MITPHETRLTSFAAGGGCACKIPPGELESAVQGLVGTADPNVLVGLDDGDDAAAVKLDNGMAVISTADFFTPMIDDAYDWGRVAAANALSDVYAMGGTPVTAINLVGWPREVLPLEILREVLRGGMDVCTQAGISVTGGHSITAPEPIYGMAATGIVAPEKLMRNDAAESGLPITLTKGIGVGVLNNWHKATGEVSQPAIDSMTTLNKDASQAAVAAGIKAATDVTGFGLLGHLWKMCRASGISAEIDFSSVPLIEGAAERLAEGYIPGGSRRNLDWVREHLDVRADLSEEQLVLLADAQTSGGLILIGEVPGYPVIGRTIPQSGGEATVTINA, from the coding sequence ATGATTACTCCACACGAAACCAGGTTGACCTCGTTTGCCGCCGGTGGCGGGTGCGCATGCAAGATTCCCCCCGGTGAGCTGGAATCAGCCGTGCAGGGGCTAGTGGGCACCGCGGATCCCAACGTGCTGGTGGGCCTCGATGACGGTGATGACGCCGCGGCCGTGAAACTCGATAACGGCATGGCGGTCATCTCCACCGCGGATTTCTTTACCCCTATGATCGACGATGCCTATGACTGGGGCCGCGTGGCCGCGGCTAATGCGCTCAGCGATGTATACGCAATGGGCGGCACCCCTGTCACCGCCATCAACTTGGTGGGCTGGCCGCGCGAGGTCCTCCCCTTGGAGATCCTGCGTGAGGTGCTGCGCGGCGGCATGGACGTGTGCACGCAAGCGGGCATCTCCGTGACCGGTGGCCACTCCATCACCGCCCCCGAACCCATCTACGGCATGGCGGCCACCGGCATCGTGGCTCCGGAAAAACTGATGCGCAACGACGCGGCCGAGTCTGGCCTTCCCATCACCCTGACCAAGGGAATCGGCGTGGGCGTGCTCAATAACTGGCACAAGGCCACCGGTGAGGTATCCCAGCCCGCCATCGATTCCATGACAACGCTTAACAAGGACGCGTCCCAGGCCGCCGTGGCCGCGGGGATTAAGGCAGCTACGGACGTCACGGGATTCGGCCTGCTAGGCCACCTCTGGAAAATGTGCCGCGCCTCCGGGATCAGCGCCGAGATTGATTTCTCGTCCGTCCCTCTCATCGAGGGGGCTGCCGAGCGCCTCGCTGAGGGCTACATCCCGGGCGGCTCCCGCCGCAACCTGGACTGGGTTCGCGAGCACCTCGACGTACGCGCGGATCTCTCCGAGGAACAGCTAGTCTTGCTCGCCGACGCCCAAACCTCCGGCGGCCTCATCCTCATCGGCGAGGTTCCCGGCTACCCGGTCATTGGCCGCACCATCCCGCAATCCGGCGGCGAGGCAACCGTCACCATAAACGCGTAA
- a CDS encoding lipoyl protein ligase domain-containing protein: MNSHFELKVPGGKLVVVDLDVQDGVINHAQVSGDFFLEPEEAYDALAPALEGTKKSDSTADIQARLDAALAEIDAEHPVALHGFSTKDVAVTVKRALAGGTDFTDHTWEILRPGVLPTPLNVALDEQILNEVAEGKRGPTLRFWEWDDKAVVFGSYQSYANELEQEGVDKHGITPVRRMSGGGAMFMEGGNCITYSLYAPESLVAGYSYEDSYAYLDQWVLAALAKHGVNAWYVPINDITSDGGKIGGAAQKRRAGAVLHHTTMSYDIDADKMMEVLRIGKVKVSSKGLASAKKRVDPLRRQTGVAREEIVDTMAAEFATRYGARETQLTDETINAAKRLVEEKYSTEEWTKRIP, translated from the coding sequence ATTAATTCTCATTTTGAGCTTAAAGTTCCGGGCGGAAAGCTTGTGGTAGTTGACCTCGACGTCCAGGATGGCGTTATCAACCACGCCCAGGTATCTGGCGACTTTTTCCTGGAGCCAGAGGAGGCCTACGACGCACTCGCCCCCGCGCTGGAAGGGACCAAGAAATCCGATTCCACCGCGGATATTCAGGCCCGGCTCGACGCGGCCCTGGCGGAAATTGACGCAGAGCACCCAGTGGCCCTGCATGGTTTTTCCACCAAGGACGTGGCCGTTACGGTCAAGCGCGCGCTGGCTGGGGGCACTGACTTTACGGATCACACGTGGGAGATTCTGCGCCCCGGCGTGCTCCCCACCCCGCTTAACGTGGCGCTGGATGAGCAAATCCTAAACGAAGTGGCTGAGGGAAAGCGCGGCCCTACCCTGCGCTTCTGGGAATGGGATGACAAGGCCGTGGTCTTTGGAAGCTACCAGTCGTACGCCAACGAATTGGAGCAAGAAGGCGTGGACAAGCACGGGATCACGCCGGTTCGCCGCATGTCCGGCGGAGGCGCCATGTTCATGGAGGGCGGCAACTGCATCACCTATTCCCTCTACGCGCCCGAATCTCTCGTGGCGGGCTATTCCTACGAGGATTCCTATGCGTACCTGGACCAGTGGGTGTTGGCGGCACTCGCCAAGCACGGCGTTAACGCCTGGTACGTGCCGATTAATGACATCACTTCCGATGGCGGCAAGATTGGCGGCGCCGCCCAAAAGCGCCGCGCCGGCGCGGTGCTCCACCACACCACCATGAGCTATGACATCGACGCGGACAAGATGATGGAGGTCCTGCGCATCGGCAAGGTGAAGGTCTCCTCCAAGGGGCTGGCCAGCGCCAAGAAACGCGTGGATCCGCTGCGCCGCCAGACCGGTGTGGCACGCGAGGAGATTGTCGATACTATGGCCGCGGAATTCGCCACCCGCTACGGCGCCCGGGAAACGCAGCTGACCGATGAGACCATCAACGCCGCCAAGCGTCTAGTGGAAGAGAAATACTCCACGGAGGAATGGACCAAACGCATCCCGTAG
- the selA gene encoding L-seryl-tRNA(Sec) selenium transferase — protein MNDPRRHIPRTDALLDLPAARASRLSDARIKSIIVAAQEAARRGEIAPGDVAARVESQLRGAAPYSLRPVLNATGVIIHTNLGRAPLPQASVDALVAAAGYTDVELELAAGVRSAHRGRGAIDALLAACPGAEDALVVNNGAAALLLACAALAEGGEVVISRGELIEIGAGFRLPELIESAHVTLKEIGATNRTHLWDYQRATTANTGAYLKVHPSNFRMEGFTSSVGVEELAGEARQRGVGLIVDLGSGLLTPDATLPDEPDLHAQLAAGADLVIASGDKLLGGPQAGILLGTRHAIARAKKHPLARALRIDKLRLNALEAAVNVGSNAVQDFLHIAPETLKARSQSVLEQLPKALPARLVAHAGRVGGGGAPEHPLDGWAIAAPEALAAPLRQGEPAVMPRTHKGQCIIDLRCVPESQDAAIVAAIAAAWERVN, from the coding sequence ATGAATGACCCTCGTCGGCACATTCCCCGGACCGATGCCCTTCTAGACTTGCCCGCAGCGCGTGCATCGCGATTATCGGATGCCCGGATTAAATCCATCATTGTTGCCGCGCAGGAGGCGGCCCGGCGCGGCGAGATTGCGCCGGGGGACGTGGCCGCGCGGGTGGAAAGCCAGCTTCGCGGCGCGGCGCCGTATTCCCTGCGCCCGGTGCTCAACGCGACTGGCGTGATCATCCACACCAATTTGGGCCGCGCCCCGTTGCCGCAGGCCTCCGTCGACGCCCTGGTGGCCGCGGCGGGGTACACCGATGTGGAACTCGAGCTCGCCGCAGGCGTGCGTTCCGCGCACCGGGGCAGGGGCGCTATCGATGCGTTGCTGGCGGCCTGCCCGGGCGCTGAGGACGCGCTGGTGGTCAACAATGGTGCGGCGGCATTGCTCCTTGCTTGCGCCGCCTTGGCCGAGGGCGGGGAGGTGGTTATCTCCAGGGGTGAGCTCATCGAGATTGGGGCGGGGTTCCGCCTGCCGGAGCTTATCGAATCCGCTCACGTCACGCTCAAGGAAATAGGCGCGACCAACCGCACTCATCTGTGGGACTACCAGCGGGCGACCACCGCCAATACCGGTGCTTACCTCAAGGTTCACCCGTCCAATTTCCGCATGGAGGGCTTTACTTCGTCGGTCGGCGTGGAAGAACTCGCAGGGGAGGCCCGGCAGCGCGGTGTGGGGCTGATAGTGGATTTGGGCTCTGGGCTTTTAACCCCGGACGCTACCTTGCCGGACGAGCCGGACCTGCACGCCCAGTTAGCCGCCGGGGCGGATCTGGTGATTGCCTCCGGGGATAAGCTTTTAGGAGGCCCGCAGGCCGGCATCCTGCTGGGGACCCGACACGCCATTGCCAGGGCCAAGAAACACCCGCTGGCGCGGGCGCTGCGCATCGATAAGCTGCGGCTCAATGCTTTAGAGGCTGCGGTCAATGTGGGTTCCAACGCGGTGCAGGATTTCCTGCACATCGCTCCGGAAACCCTCAAGGCCCGCAGTCAATCCGTGCTGGAGCAGCTGCCCAAGGCCTTGCCAGCCCGCCTGGTTGCCCATGCCGGGCGGGTTGGTGGCGGCGGCGCGCCCGAACACCCGCTCGACGGGTGGGCCATCGCCGCTCCGGAAGCCCTGGCCGCGCCCTTGCGCCAGGGCGAGCCCGCCGTTATGCCGCGCACGCACAAAGGCCAGTGCATCATCGACTTGCGTTGCGTGCCGGAGTCCCAAGACGCGGCGATCGTCGCCGCTATCGCTGCGGCATGGGAACGGGTGAACTAA
- the selB gene encoding selenocysteine-specific translation elongation factor, with protein sequence MYVIATAGHVDHGKSTLVKALTGMEPDRWEEERRRGLTIDLGFVWTTLDSGANVAFVDVPGHERFIGNMLAGVGPAPAVMFVVAADEGWQAQSSDHRDALAALGIERGLVVLTRTDRTDDAGIAATADRVRAELAGTTLAQFPVVSVSAHTGAGLEELKHRLDGLLAGMEKPRHSGPVRLWIDRAFTVTGSGTVVTGTLNAGTLTVGDRLELHTAAGVQTVDVRGLHSENRPHTAVGPVSRVAVNLRGIPAEAISRGDSLLTPGHLTPVAEVDVRLTTGRSGTTVDATRLPQELTLHVGTSTIQARLRALDSTFARLRLAHPVPLELGDRIVARAPGSRHVAAGLHVVDIAPPALTRRGDAARRAHDLLKRRHDSDPLDVVKRQGAVKATSLSAQGLDTSSLPKGIIAFRDWWIYAPEVTAWKKALINAVQEHAKAQPLSPGLSRRAAVNAVGLASEELLGIAVAAARYESRDGLIVDPARKLDLGPAEPAVAELERRLNEDSFAAPEAKELAALGLGLKELAAAERAGRVLRISDAIVLPPTAPAHAIRLLSSIEQPFTTSQARQVLGTTRRVAIPLLEYLDRKGLTRRLDGQRREVC encoded by the coding sequence ATGTACGTCATTGCCACCGCGGGCCACGTGGACCACGGAAAATCCACCCTAGTTAAGGCGTTGACCGGGATGGAGCCTGACCGCTGGGAGGAAGAACGCCGCCGCGGGCTGACCATCGATCTCGGCTTCGTATGGACCACCTTGGATTCCGGGGCCAACGTGGCCTTCGTCGACGTTCCCGGGCACGAAAGGTTCATAGGCAACATGCTGGCCGGGGTGGGGCCGGCACCCGCCGTGATGTTCGTGGTTGCCGCCGATGAAGGATGGCAGGCCCAATCCAGCGATCATCGCGACGCCCTTGCCGCACTAGGGATTGAGCGCGGCCTGGTCGTGCTCACCCGGACTGACCGCACCGATGACGCCGGTATCGCGGCGACCGCAGACCGCGTTCGGGCTGAACTCGCCGGCACTACCCTGGCCCAGTTTCCCGTTGTTAGCGTCTCAGCGCACACCGGCGCGGGCCTGGAAGAACTCAAGCATAGGTTGGATGGGCTGCTCGCGGGCATGGAAAAGCCGCGCCATTCCGGACCGGTGCGCCTGTGGATCGACCGGGCGTTTACTGTTACGGGCTCGGGAACCGTGGTCACCGGTACCCTCAATGCCGGAACCCTCACCGTGGGTGATCGCCTGGAACTGCACACCGCGGCGGGCGTACAAACCGTCGATGTTCGCGGCCTCCACTCAGAAAACCGGCCGCATACCGCCGTTGGGCCCGTAAGCCGCGTCGCCGTTAACCTACGCGGCATCCCGGCAGAAGCCATCTCCCGCGGTGATAGCCTGCTGACCCCAGGCCATCTCACCCCTGTTGCTGAGGTTGATGTGCGCCTCACCACCGGGCGGAGCGGCACCACCGTGGACGCGACCCGGCTGCCCCAGGAGCTGACCCTGCACGTCGGCACCAGCACCATCCAAGCCCGCCTGCGCGCCCTAGATTCCACCTTCGCCCGCCTCCGGCTGGCCCACCCCGTGCCGCTGGAGCTAGGGGACCGCATCGTGGCCCGCGCACCGGGAAGCCGCCACGTGGCCGCCGGCCTCCACGTGGTTGACATAGCCCCGCCCGCGCTCACCCGCCGCGGTGACGCCGCCCGCCGCGCCCACGACCTCCTTAAGCGCCGCCACGACTCGGATCCGCTCGACGTGGTCAAACGCCAGGGCGCCGTCAAAGCCACGTCGCTTTCCGCCCAGGGACTCGACACATCCAGCCTGCCCAAGGGAATCATTGCGTTTCGCGACTGGTGGATTTACGCCCCTGAGGTCACTGCCTGGAAAAAGGCGCTGATCAATGCAGTCCAGGAACACGCGAAGGCTCAGCCACTTTCGCCGGGCCTAAGCCGCAGGGCCGCGGTCAACGCGGTGGGACTCGCCAGCGAAGAGCTGCTAGGCATCGCCGTGGCCGCCGCTCGATACGAATCCCGCGACGGCCTCATCGTGGATCCTGCACGGAAACTGGATTTAGGGCCCGCGGAGCCCGCGGTGGCCGAGCTGGAGCGGCGCCTCAACGAGGATTCCTTCGCCGCCCCCGAGGCCAAAGAACTGGCCGCCCTAGGACTGGGGCTTAAGGAATTGGCGGCCGCCGAGCGCGCCGGGCGTGTGCTGCGGATAAGTGACGCAATCGTTTTGCCGCCCACAGCCCCCGCCCACGCCATCCGCCTGCTTAGCTCCATCGAGCAGCCGTTTACTACCTCCCAGGCCCGCCAGGTGTTGGGCACCACACGGCGGGTGGCCATCCCGTTACTGGAGTATCTGGACCGCAAGGGCCTGACCCGCCGCCTCGACGGGCAGCGTCGCGAGGTCTGCTAA
- the zupT gene encoding zinc transporter ZupT, giving the protein MDYELSTVAFALGLTLFAGLSTAIGGAIAVGRRAPGPKFLAASLGLSAGVMLYVSFMEILPEAANHFGEVYDSEMRSMGAAVTAFFGGVAVIAIIDRLVPEEINPHEPSTTDEEARRRRLMKAGVFTAAALAVHNFPEGFATFVSGLEDLSIAIPIAVAIAIHNIPEGIAVAVPLREALGSRKKAFWWATLSGLAEPLGAVIGFLILMPLLGPMTMGVALAGVAGIMVFISLDELLPTAEEFGEHHSAIYGMIGGMAVMAFSLVLFM; this is encoded by the coding sequence TTGGACTACGAACTGTCAACCGTTGCCTTCGCGCTGGGACTCACGCTGTTTGCAGGCCTGTCAACCGCCATCGGCGGGGCAATAGCGGTAGGGCGCAGGGCGCCGGGGCCCAAGTTCCTGGCCGCATCCCTGGGACTGTCGGCAGGCGTGATGCTGTATGTGTCCTTCATGGAAATCCTGCCGGAGGCCGCTAACCACTTCGGTGAGGTCTACGACTCAGAAATGCGTTCCATGGGCGCTGCGGTCACCGCCTTCTTCGGCGGCGTTGCCGTCATCGCCATCATCGACCGCTTAGTGCCGGAGGAAATTAACCCCCACGAGCCATCCACAACCGATGAGGAGGCGCGCAGGCGCCGATTAATGAAAGCGGGCGTATTCACCGCCGCTGCGCTGGCCGTGCACAATTTCCCCGAAGGCTTTGCAACCTTTGTCTCGGGTCTTGAGGATCTCTCCATCGCCATTCCCATTGCCGTGGCGATTGCCATTCACAACATCCCGGAAGGGATCGCCGTGGCCGTGCCCCTGCGCGAAGCACTGGGCTCGCGCAAAAAGGCTTTCTGGTGGGCCACCCTATCCGGTTTGGCCGAGCCATTAGGCGCCGTCATCGGCTTCCTCATCCTCATGCCACTGCTGGGGCCCATGACCATGGGCGTTGCCTTGGCCGGCGTGGCCGGAATTATGGTGTTTATCTCCCTGGACGAACTTCTGCCTACGGCAGAGGAATTTGGCGAGCACCACAGCGCCATCTACGGCATGATCGGCGGAATGGCCGTCATGGCCTTTTCATTGGTGCTGTTTATGTAG
- a CDS encoding DUF808 domain-containing protein, translating to MAGGLLALLDDVAVIARAAAASADDVVAMAGKTSMKAAGVVIDDAAVTPQYVTGVNPKRELPMIWKITKGSLRNKLLIILPIVLLLSWLAPWALTPILMCGGAYLCYEGAHKIWEKVVPHEKAHHDPVQERDANAEDKLVNSAITTDLILSAEIMVISLNEIIDQPFWTRLMVLIVVGIGITLAVYGAVAILVKMDDVGLRMIERRDGKASIGHLLVKGMPYVLSLIGIVGTAAMLWVGGHIIVAGLDEFGLSWPYETIHHWSESVPAGVVSWLVDTGASMVFGLIVGMIVLGVVSLVKPLFGKNKPKDAAH from the coding sequence ATGGCCGGTGGCCTACTTGCTCTCCTTGATGATGTTGCTGTGATTGCGCGCGCCGCCGCAGCCTCTGCCGACGACGTGGTGGCGATGGCCGGCAAGACCTCCATGAAAGCGGCCGGCGTAGTCATTGATGACGCCGCGGTGACTCCGCAGTATGTCACCGGCGTGAATCCAAAGCGTGAGCTTCCAATGATCTGGAAGATCACGAAGGGCTCGCTGCGCAATAAGCTGCTTATCATCCTGCCCATTGTCCTCCTGCTTTCCTGGCTTGCCCCTTGGGCCCTGACACCAATCCTGATGTGTGGTGGCGCATACCTGTGTTATGAGGGCGCCCACAAGATTTGGGAGAAGGTGGTCCCCCATGAGAAGGCACACCACGATCCGGTTCAGGAGCGGGACGCCAACGCCGAGGACAAGCTGGTCAACTCCGCTATCACCACCGATCTGATTCTCTCTGCTGAAATCATGGTGATCTCCCTCAATGAGATCATTGATCAGCCTTTCTGGACGCGCCTCATGGTGTTGATCGTCGTTGGCATTGGCATCACCCTGGCGGTCTACGGCGCGGTGGCCATCCTGGTGAAAATGGATGACGTTGGGCTGCGCATGATCGAACGCCGTGATGGCAAGGCCTCCATAGGCCATCTGCTGGTTAAGGGCATGCCATACGTCTTGTCCCTCATCGGCATCGTGGGTACCGCAGCCATGCTGTGGGTGGGCGGTCACATTATCGTCGCCGGCCTGGATGAGTTCGGCTTGTCATGGCCCTATGAGACCATCCACCACTGGTCCGAGTCCGTACCTGCGGGTGTTGTTTCCTGGTTGGTCGATACCGGCGCGTCCATGGTCTTTGGCCTTATCGTCGGCATGATAGTCCTAGGCGTCGTATCCCTGGTCAAGCCACTTTTTGGCAAGAATAAGCCGAAAGACGCAGCACACTAA
- a CDS encoding 2-dehydropantoate 2-reductase: MRIGFLGSGAVGCWFGGRLAECGYDVTMIGRGATYDALRRRGIQINDEAPKEVRVARSVAEAGPLDIVVLAVKVTADTCVARLLEGIGPDTVVAVTQNCVETPYLVADVVGQHRTWPGVIRGYLHHTGPAAVEYHGGPTSHTFGTWDGQHSELAAAFAGAINASGNEGIYHPAIFEDVWEKAMFVSSSGALGALVDKPLGYLRADLRSTFEGVMAEIYRVGVAAGAPLRDDAVARVMDFADRMPQDVTTSMQRDLKAGMAPSETELDAQVTAISRIGRAHGVDTPILDLCAQQVRQRHLG; this comes from the coding sequence ATGAGAATAGGTTTCCTAGGTTCCGGTGCCGTGGGTTGCTGGTTCGGTGGCCGCTTGGCCGAATGCGGTTATGACGTCACGATGATCGGCCGCGGCGCTACTTACGACGCGTTGCGGCGGCGCGGCATTCAAATCAACGATGAGGCCCCCAAGGAGGTGCGCGTAGCCCGCAGCGTAGCCGAGGCCGGCCCACTGGACATTGTGGTATTGGCGGTCAAAGTCACAGCCGATACGTGCGTTGCACGGCTCCTGGAAGGAATAGGCCCGGACACCGTGGTGGCGGTGACCCAAAACTGCGTGGAGACTCCGTACCTGGTGGCGGACGTGGTGGGTCAACATCGCACATGGCCCGGCGTTATTCGCGGATACCTGCACCACACAGGACCGGCCGCGGTGGAATATCATGGCGGGCCCACGAGCCATACCTTTGGCACGTGGGATGGGCAGCACTCTGAACTTGCCGCCGCTTTTGCCGGTGCCATCAACGCTTCCGGCAATGAAGGAATCTACCATCCGGCCATCTTCGAAGACGTGTGGGAAAAGGCCATGTTCGTCTCTTCGAGCGGGGCCCTAGGCGCCCTGGTGGATAAGCCTTTGGGCTACCTGCGTGCTGATTTGCGAAGCACGTTTGAAGGGGTGATGGCGGAGATCTACCGCGTGGGGGTGGCGGCCGGCGCGCCGCTGCGGGATGATGCGGTGGCCCGGGTGATGGATTTCGCAGACCGGATGCCGCAGGACGTCACCACGTCGATGCAGCGCGACCTCAAGGCGGGCATGGCGCCGTCCGAAACGGAACTGGATGCACAGGTCACGGCGATAAGCCGCATTGGTAGGGCCCATGGGGTAGACACGCCGATTTTGGACCTGTGCGCCCAACAGGTACGCCAGCGGCACCTAGGCTGA
- a CDS encoding DUF402 domain-containing protein, with protein sequence MSVDLHPVKEETFNTADNVNVDPKGFLRAVDTYRVTDFGLYMGRGADHPQFGYLESWLLPSLGIRANIFHFRDGVDKKQDFYFDVADISVDGDVWTTRDLYVDLVSITGEPIDVLDIDELSAATSAGFITAEEAERAIDATLNAVEGITRNGDDAMEWLKAQGIELTWADKVELSPAS encoded by the coding sequence ATGAGCGTCGATCTCCATCCAGTGAAGGAAGAAACCTTCAACACCGCGGATAACGTAAATGTGGATCCAAAGGGTTTCCTCCGGGCCGTGGATACTTACCGCGTCACGGACTTCGGCCTATACATGGGCCGCGGCGCCGACCATCCGCAGTTTGGTTACCTGGAGTCATGGTTGCTCCCAAGCCTGGGCATCCGCGCCAACATCTTCCACTTCCGAGACGGCGTGGACAAGAAGCAGGATTTCTACTTCGATGTCGCGGACATCAGCGTAGACGGCGATGTGTGGACCACTCGCGATCTCTACGTGGACTTGGTCTCCATCACCGGCGAACCAATTGACGTGCTGGATATCGATGAGCTCTCCGCCGCTACCTCGGCGGGCTTTATCACCGCCGAGGAAGCAGAGCGCGCCATAGACGCCACCCTTAATGCCGTTGAGGGCATTACCCGCAATGGTGATGACGCCATGGAGTGGCTTAAAGCCCAGGGCATTGAGCTCACCTGGGCCGACAAGGTAGAGCTTTCCCCAGCCTCATAG